The Myxococcota bacterium nucleotide sequence GCGAGCGGATAGCCGTCGCTGGAGTGAGTCGCACTTGTTGTGAGATACTGGCGTCTGGGCTGATCGCAGAGATCGACGAGGCGAACGGGATCTCGTAGTCAGTGCTGAATTCCGTGAGCACGCCACCCAACCGCCAGTAAGAGATAGAAACTCGCTCTGCACAACTGCAAATGAGGGGCCGCCACTGACTCCACCCCAGGCGTAGCCCAGCTCCCCGGAGGTGATCGCACGCGACGCCGTCGTGCCTACCGACACGCTGAACCGCTTCTTCGTCTCGCCGGTGAACGGCGTCGACCACGTCGTCCTATGGAAGGCCCGCGATGACGCTTGAGCGCAGGCTGCGGCGGCGCGACCTCCTCCGAGGTCGGTGCTAGCGTTTTGGGCTCCGCCGACTTCTCCAGATCGGGTGGGCTCACCTGACGCTAGAAGCAGCGCTTCGGACGAAGCGCAAGGACGAACTCTCAGCGCTGGCGCATCAACTCGGCCTGCCGCCGGGCAAGCGCGGCAAGGATGCGCTCGTCGAGCTGATCCTCGAGCAGCGCCCGGAGCAGGCGTCGAAGCTCGTGCTGCCCGGCTGGTGGACGCGCAACATGCGCGTTCCCGGGCTCGAGACCCTCGAGCCGCCTGGTCTAGTTTGGTCGATTGCTTCCAACATCTGGAAGGCGGGCGTCTGCCCGGTGCGCGTCAATCCAACGGGCCCACTCGTCATGGAGGTCAGACGCCTGCTTCATCTTCGAAGTGAATCCATCGTGATCGCCACGCCCGAGGTACTTATAGGCCTCGATCTCTAGCTCGAGGCTCCTTTGATAGGTTCGGTACGGCTTACTCATAGCGAGCCTGCAGGACCGTCGGGTTGACGTACACCCCCGTCGGATCATCGAAGGGTGGCGTGTCGATCTCGAGTGTCGTGCGAGGCGCGCCTCTTCCACCGAACGCTGCCTTCACCTCGACCGAGTTGGCAAAGTCGGCGTACAGCCCGAAGACCGGAAGAGTCACCTCACCGGTTTGCGGATCCAGGTATCCACGGGCCTCGAGATAGTCTCGTGAGTAGGTCGCGCGGATCGGCCGCACGACCGAGCCCGGCTTGGACGCGACCTCGAACTGGATGCTCTTCAACGCACTCGGCTCGCTCACGACCAGCTGGACGTTGCTGATGAACGGCGTCGGTCCGGGTGTCTGCCCGGTGACCGTCACTGTGACCGCGGCGGCAGCAGACCACGCCAAGGCCAGGAAAAATGCAGATACCACAGAGACCCAGGCTCGTTTCTTTGTGACCATTCGAACTACAGTGGTCGGCTGGAAGACATCGTGGCGCCGGTGGTGAAGGTTTTCTCTGACCCACCGGTTCAGGAAGCGGGGGACAGGCGGCTCAGCCCTCCATCACCTGCGGATCGTTCGCCCGCCCAGGTCCGGCTGCCCGCGGCGCGCCCGCCGCGGACCGGTCGAGAACAGCTCGAGTCTCTCGCTTCCATCTCTACTCGCAGGCGTGGACATGAGTCATCGGAAGCTGCGACTGTCTGCGAGCGGCTTCCGCCTGCCGTCGGTGAACTCTTCTTCGCGTAGCGTATATTCGCCCGCGATGAGAAGCCACTCGGGGCAGCGCGGCGCCTTCCTGTGCGCGCTCTTCGCAACGCTCCTTGCCGACTGCGGGATGCCGTTCAGCCAGGTCAAATACGATAGCTACTACGAGTGCGGGCTCGCGGAGTCCCGAGCGGGCAACCGTGACGGAGCGAGCCGCTGCTTCTCGCGCGCGGTGACCAACGCGCAGAGGGGCAGGCTCGGCCCGGAAAGCGAGTCGGCGTCACTCTTCGAATATGCGAAGGCCATCGGGCACCAGTGTTACTACGACGAAGCGCGCACCTCGTTTCAGCGGTCCCTCGAGCTCGAGGAGCAGCTCGCGGCTCCCCGCCCCAAGATGCAGGTCGTCGTGCTGGTCGAGCTCGCGCGCCTGGACCTCGACACCGGGCAGTACACGGAGGCGGTCCACTGGTACGAGCGCGAGATTCCCGCATTGCGAAAGGTGGCCGTCGACCGCGCCGACCCGATCGCATTCGCGGACGAGCTCGACGACTTCGCGAC carries:
- a CDS encoding aryl-sulfate sulfotransferase N-terminal domain-containing protein translates to MTVTGQTPGPTPFISNVQLVVSEPSALKSIQFEVASKPGSVVRPIRATYSRDYLEARGYLDPQTGEVTLPVFGLYADFANSVEVKAAFGGRGAPRTTLEIDTPPFDDPTGVYVNPTVLQARYE
- a CDS encoding tetratricopeptide repeat protein; this translates as MRSHSGQRGAFLCALFATLLADCGMPFSQVKYDSYYECGLAESRAGNRDGASRCFSRAVTNAQRGRLGPESESASLFEYAKAIGHQCYYDEARTSFQRSLELEEQLAAPRPKMQVVVLVELARLDLDTGQYTEAVHWYEREIPALRKVAVDRADPIAFADELDDFATALEQTGGGARATALRQESAQIRADHPGELPATVAEHYPKDCKKP